The sequence TAAATTGTTATTAAAAACTACAAACATCTCAATTATGATAtagaaacagaaataaaatagtcaaatgcctttcttaattgatattttttttgaaacgtATCGATAAAAAACACGATAATAGTAATAAAGTAGAAGTTAAAAATCAATAGAATATTAGTATAGAATCCTAGGAACTACCTAACCAAATTCTCTTTTTAATCTTTTCCTTGTCATGATAGTTACTTAAGATAGATTAagattaaattaacttaataattttgattgatatgtatgtatatattatatatattaaaaaaaagatggaCCAGATGATGTGTCAATTTCCTTCAAGTTAAAAGCCTAAAGATAAGGGAAAACTAATAATTATGAGTTTGAATACTTTAAAAGAAGAATTAGCAAATATTAATGTGAGATTTGGACCTAATTATTGTTGTTTAGGGCTAAGTATGGGATTGTTAAcacctttattttttaatacatatgtATTGACGATACATCGGAATGAATTAGATTCCTTCCTCGTCATTACGTAGAAAACTTTAGGTTTGGATCCTAGGaatgaaaaaaagttaatttttgaaCCGCttattaattgaatataattataatataaccaCTACTTAAGACAGAATGTTTGAACAAAACGTTCTACAATATACAATATTAGAGTACTTCAAAACTTTGATAACTCAAACTTTAATATAATATGCGTTGTAAAAAATTTTACTAGAGACTCTATGTTCGAGTTTATGGAATTCATTCACGATTCAATAAAGACATTCTTCTTGCGAGAATTATTGCATTGGAATACCGGCTTCACAATCTAACTGTGAAATTTTGCTAGAGTTTCAAACTCGATGatcaatttatgaattttaatttttttcttaatcagTTAAACTTCAAGAGCGATTCATTTgttcaaatttttataaataaaagttaatgcttttcaaataaaagatacaatttttttaaaaaataacatgtattTCTCTACTTTTAATTATAGgtcttaaattcaaattttaattatagaAGAAATTAGGTTAAATAGTACTTCCTCTTAAACAGACTTAATTATACATTTTAATGTTGCAATAAAGTGATAGCCATGCTAGTAAATTACTAGAAGTAATcaacattttctaaaattacGTAGACAAAAGTGTAATTAAGCCTTTATTACTGTATTGAAGACTCTGTCGAGCTcttattctttttcataaattatttattgtttttttaaaaataattataatgatcAAAACTCCTAATTTAGAAAAtgcataaaaagaaaaacacaatatataatttatatcgAATAAAGTATTAGAGtattacaataaatatttttagaaaaggCTGCTCAAGTGGTAAACACTAAATACTCTTCACCTTTCTACGTCATCCAACTTTTTGTATGCACAATCacacacttaaacttgtataaaattgaacaagtaatcACACACGTCCTTCACAACATAATACACGTAGCACACCACCAGGATACAAAATTATTACGTAGGACGAATGTATccatttgttcaattttaagtGTTTACTTATGCATActcaaaattaaaagacataaacatcaacgaaagcaagttaaatgacatatttacGTATTATACCTGCtcaaattatacaaaatgtTTCTCATAAATGTGATAGTTTGTCAAATAAGTACTACAAGAAAATTGGTTTaagagttttttatttttatttttttggaaaaaatttaattgagaaGGACTAAGAGACTTTAAAGTCAGATATAAATAGGGATAAATATTTGGACCTTTTATTTGTCAAACTTGCCACTTACCAATCTTTGTTTTGGTAAATCGACTTGTGTGCAACTCAATTATTCCTTTGGGTACCTGCTACCTCTCATCGTATGCAGCTTATCTAACTGAAGTACCAAGACGAACGAGGCTCCCAGGGCCGGGGCAACATAAACATAATGGAAGTACATATTCAGAAGGCTTTTTATGTAGATTTCTATTGCAATGTTCCATCCAACAACTTACAAGCTTTTTATAGGGATTTCATAGTCCCTAACACTATTATGTACAAACTACAAACCTCAGATTATGATTATACATCGAAGGGGTACACCGTACACGCCACAAAAAGTGTTCAGTAACAAACTACTTGTGTATAATGGGCATCTTGAAGGACTGAAGCAACACGAAACCTATACAACTAACTAGCAGAGCTCTCGATTTTGCTAATTCATCATAACTCATACTATgagcaaaaaagaaaagggaaattttCGTGCATGGTGTTGAAAACGAGTACCTGATGTCTGTGTAGGTATCATGACTCAACATCACTTTCACTTTCTCAGTGACATGCACAGGGTTCAACAGTTGTATGACTATACTTTCAGTCTTCTCGTGTTTTAGTTATCCATATCACAGTTAGATCGAACATTTGCATAATGTCAGTCTCACAAAGCATAAATTCTGTCATCAGAGTTGTAGTCATCCATATCAGAGATATTTGCAGAGTGAGACCATGAGAAAGATTTGCTCCCACTTGCTCTTCTGATACGCCTTTGAGAATCGCTACCACAAATGCCAAAATGCTGTCGGAAGACAAAGTAGCACAAGCTAACGAGAGTTCCAATGAGAATTGGTGCACCAAGCACAGTAATAGTGATTGCCATCCACGAGCTTTTCCTCCCTACAACAACAAAACCAACAGCTAGGAATGCTCCACAGGTACTAACGCAGGCTGCCCACATCAACTTGTTCACGACTGAGACGATTTGTTTCTGAGCTCTAGTATCCCAGGCAACCAGAGTAATctgaacaacaacaacagcgaGAGATATAAAGAGAGAAGTAGCATTCAGGAGGCAGAACACACGGAATGCAACAGTATCAGCAATTCTGGCCTTTCCTGCTTCAGGTCCAGTCTCCACATATTGGCCTGGCAAGCTGAATATAGCCAGAAAAGCAATAGACGCAAACAAAACAGCAACCACAGTCACAGAGTTAATCGTATTCTGAACAGCTTCCCTATGAATCTTCCTAAGTTCTTTGGCAATACCAGAAACACGCCTTCGGGTCTTTTCATTTTGTATAAGCTGGGATTGCACCTCATGCTTAATGTCACTTACGGTCCTCTTAAGTTCTGATGCTTCATCAAATTGACCCACAAATCTGGCATGTTTTGCACCAGCCTCAGTCAGACCTTCCTTAATTAACAACGCTGAGTCTCCATATTGCAGTTTGTCTGCCAAGTCCATTGCAGTTTCCTTTTGATTATTAATTGCATTGACATCAAGGGATGTGTAACTGAGGAGAAGGCTTACAATCTGAAACAAAGACACATCATgaggatatgaaaaataaaaaccaaCAAAGGTTATGGTAGGAAAATATAAAGATAgttacatcacacaatcatataAAGATAATTTGGTTCATTATGCCAGTTATTGGGATGCTAACCTTCTTTTGGCATAAACATAATCTTCTTGTCGTTATTCGTGCAAATTCTAGTTTTAACATGAGAAATCGAGAGAAAATTAAAATCAGAGAAATTTTCGTTCAACTTGCAAAAGATGATGAGCAATTTGGGCTATTTCCAATACATGGAAAGGTTAAAAAAGAGCATTATCATTTGCTTAGAGACATGTTTAGCACCAAAAGATGTGAGTGCTGACTGTTGAAGACTATAAAATTAGAATACTTATAAGTGTCTATCCATTGAGAAAGCTAGAGCAAATCCAATTGCAGTATGTGAAAATCAAGGGAAACTTTGCCGATTTAGGAATAATTCAAATCATCCTTATTCTAAAGGTACATTGTTCAATAatcattttgttgttgttcactCGCTTCTTCATATTTCTTGGTGGAACATTAGCTGCATCGTATTCTGTGTTAGAATGTATGTATGTTTAGCATTTTAGTGTAAAATTATACACCACTAGCAAGTTCATAACTGAAAGAATTACctaagaaatagaaaaatagatcaacaaaaagaagatagaaaaaaagataagaaaCAAGACAAACAAATGCCGGCTCAGCCGCCTCTTCTTTTTTTAGGATGAAGGTTCAGCCACCTATTATAATCACTCTTCACTTCGATATCGCTTTATTGAAATTCAAACACATAACATTTGATGATTAACTTAGCCCTAatttaccaaaaattaaaaaaccgGTGCACCACACATACTACTGCAAGGATGAACGAAACATCTAGTACTAAACAGGAATGAGAAATGAAATAGTAGCTCCTTCTATCAcatcctttttttaaaagaagataaaatgaGCTCCTTCTATCACATTCTTCTTGAGTCATAGAACAGTTAAATATTATAGTTACTGTTTGAGCATATTTTTGTTCCATAGGCTAAATTAAAGTTAGTAGACTGATAGCAAAAATGACGCCATCCCTTCCTTCTTGGTGGAGTTACTTCGGACTACTAATCAGTGTAATCAAGAATTGAAAAACTTGCACAATTTATCTTCGTATATTTGTTTCCCAAATGATGTCACATATCTTTGTGTGTTAGGCTGGACCCTTCATGAAAAATTTGCACCTTCCGCTACATAAATCACTAGGATGTTTTGACTTTTGAGTTCCTTTTCAA comes from Solanum pennellii chromosome 1, SPENNV200 and encodes:
- the LOC107008306 gene encoding ankyrin repeat-containing protein At2g01680, with product MDSKSLRLITHQSFFSAVGSGDLESLKIIIKNDGLDLFSLLALQNDAGETALYIAVANNYEEIVSYLLGFCNLETAMIRSKADFDAFHVAAKSGHLGIVRELLAMWPGLCKVCNSSNTSPLYSAAVKGHLDVVNAILDADVSSIRIVRKNGKTALHTTARYGQLHIVKALIERDPDIISIKDKKGQTALHMAVKGQDTFVVEEMLDTDNSILNERDKKGNTALHIATRKCRPQIVSLLLSYTSLDVNAINNQKETAMDLADKLQYGDSALLIKEGLTEAGAKHARFVGQFDEASELKRTVSDIKHEVQSQLIQNEKTRRRVSGIAKELRKIHREAVQNTINSVTVVAVLFASIAFLAIFSLPGQYVETGPEAGKARIADTVAFRVFCLLNATSLFISLAVVVVQITLVAWDTRAQKQIVSVVNKLMWAACVSTCGAFLAVGFVVVGRKSSWMAITITVLGAPILIGTLVSLCYFVFRQHFGICGSDSQRRIRRASGSKSFSWSHSANISDMDDYNSDDRIYAL